The window TAAGTAACGGTGCAAGTAGGAAAGTATTTACACCCTGGTGTTAAAAAGTACAGATTTGTATGCGGCTCACGCCCAGGTGTACCCAGAAGTGTGTGAATGGGGTATGAAATTTCAACCCTAAATTTAATTCACGCCGTTGCCAGGAGTTGCGAAGATGGAAGTTGCGTTTATTAGAGCTGTGGACCGCGTGCTTCTTGTGCATCGGCGTAAATAGACACTACCTCAGGGGAGCAGATCAAcctacacaaaaataaaatacagggGGCTTTACAAACTAGCTGTTTTGAACCAGACTATTCCTCCGTGTTCAATCGTGCCATATACAatgaaaagcataaaaaaaagaccttgaCAGCAATAGATGCATTACGGTGGTGGGAAGAAGTAGCAGTGGGACACCAGGACTGCAGGGTCCTTCCCACCACATTTTACTAGAGAGGCAAACTCAATAGGGCCCATTAGCCATGCCTGTGATGTACAGTATGTTCATATTCTACGTGTAGGTGTGCATATATTCAATCGTTGCCCTGTTGCCCTAAACGTGCTCTAAATGTCTTTCAGCCACACTGGTCATTAATCTGTCTCACTGTCTCTGTCTGCTAAATAGAACTGAAAAGTGGTTCTCTAGCTGCTTCATATACATCCCCACACATCCCCGAgttctatttatatatatatatatatatatatatatatatgtgtgtgtgtgtgtgtgtgtgtgtgtgtgtgtgtgtgtgtgtgtgtgtttttttggtgttgtaCTTTAATTCACCCAAATTGAGCTCTTACTCATTGTACACTACCACACAGctcaataatgacaataataatgacAACAGGTTGTACCAAATCCATGCCATTACCACAGCCAATCAAAAGTACTTTTGGACTGGTGTTGTCCAATTGCTTGGACAGCATGTCTCTGCGGGTCCCTCCACGGGAGCACGAAGAACAGAACAGCGCTGCGTCCGGCTAAATCTCATCGCCAAGTCCCTTTCCGTTAGTCGTCACgccactgcagcagctgctgctaaATGACGGTGAGGCGGTAGCTGGGGTCGGCTGTGGAGTTGCCGTCCAGCTTGACGGTGGTCTTGGAGGTGCTAGTGTGGGTGCTGTGTGGCTGGTTCCGGCAGCACAGGTGCTCGCGGTAGTTCTGGGCGAAGATCAGGAGCATGAGCGGGTTGATGCAGCTGTGGGAGTAGCTGAGGCAGATGCTTATGTTGTAGACGTAGACGAAGACGTTGGTGGGTGACTGGACGCTCAGGTTGATCACCTGGATCACGTGGTACGGGGACCAGCACACCAGGAAGAGGGTGATGAGTATCACCACCGTTTTGGTGGCCCGTTTGGCCCAGAGGGATTGCTTGCGTTTGACTCGCCGCAGGGAGCGGAAGACGTGGTAGAGGGTGAGTGGGTAGAAggtgctgatgatgatgagaggCACAATGAAGCCCAGCGTGGACTGGTACAGCGTGTACCAGTACATGTCCTGAGGGCCGTCCAGGTCCAGCATGCAAATTTCAGTGTGCTTCTTGCGGATGACTTTGGTGTACATCATCACGGGCACCGTGAGCAAAAAGCTGCCCACCCACACCAAGACGTTGA of the Denticeps clupeoides chromosome 18, fDenClu1.1, whole genome shotgun sequence genome contains:
- the mchr2b gene encoding melanin concentrating hormone receptor 2b, with product MNVSDALCNATNASCANRTLPSFMDVASFMHIFPSVYGILCSVGVVANSLVIYAVATCKKKMVSDVYVLNLAVADLLFLLVMPFNIHQLVRDRQWVFGGFMCKAVVVVDVSNQFTTVGIVTVLCIDRYIAIVHPTSEKRTIHWTILINVLVWVGSFLLTVPVMMYTKVIRKKHTEICMLDLDGPQDMYWYTLYQSTLGFIVPLIIISTFYPLTLYHVFRSLRRVKRKQSLWAKRATKTVVILITLFLVCWSPYHVIQVINLSVQSPTNVFVYVYNISICLSYSHSCINPLMLLIFAQNYREHLCCRNQPHSTHTSTSKTTVKLDGNSTADPSYRLTVI